The following coding sequences are from one Methanococcoides orientis window:
- a CDS encoding DUF2124 domain-containing protein: MEVINNASGIGGLLTSFRELVKDSKKVMFIGTTGFCTPFAELMAYVIRDASIEVGFIPDIRHHEAKAIISTPSGMQIGDDIDYHADTVVLLGGLAMPKMKIDVETIKQNLDDILEGAENTNVIGICFQSMFDTQCWIGPINFDYIIDSDLSASTIKL, from the coding sequence ACGCTAGTGGAATCGGTGGACTGCTGACATCCTTCCGAGAGCTGGTCAAGGATTCTAAGAAAGTGATGTTCATCGGAACAACCGGTTTTTGCACACCTTTTGCAGAACTCATGGCATATGTGATAAGGGATGCATCAATTGAAGTCGGTTTCATTCCTGACATCAGGCACCATGAAGCAAAAGCAATAATATCCACGCCCAGTGGCATGCAGATTGGCGATGACATCGACTATCATGCAGATACTGTCGTCCTGCTTGGCGGCCTTGCAATGCCAAAGATGAAGATCGATGTTGAAACAATAAAACAAAATCTGGATGACATTCTCGAAGGTGCTGAGAACACAAATGTGATCGGCATATGTTTCCAGTCAATGTTCGATACTCAGTGCTGGATCGGACCGATCAACTTCGACTATATTATCGATTCCGACCTTTCCGCAAGTACGATCAAGTTGTGA